The DNA segment AAAGCTTGCGGCCAAGACACCAAGCAAGGAGTGTTGTGCTTGGTAAGACCATGGTGGATGCATGGTGTGGATGGCCGAGAAATGGTGTAAAAAGAAGTTGTTTAGGCGGGGCATGAAGAACATGTCAAACGCATGATGTGGGTGGTCGAGAGTAAGGGCATGCGGCACACAAGGATTTTTTAGGCTAGGACAAAGCGTCGACCAAGGTAAATAGAGGTTAGTTGATCGTATGAGGAGGTAAGGCAATGCCTATACGTTGAAGCCATGTGATGGCTAAGTCATTGTGAGGTTAGGGAAGGCCTCATGGACACAAATGACAAGGTTGGCCTAGGTGAAGAGGTTGCATGTGTTGGTTGTGTTTGTGCGTTGGAGAAGCATGTGATGGCCTATAGGGTGAGCACATGAGGATGCATTGGCCTAAGAGGTTatgcttcaagggtaagtcatGCATGGAAAGAGTGCAAGGCAAAGGGATGAAGCATACGATAGTCTTTAGTATGGGCACAAGAAGGAGCCAAGTGTTGGTTAATGCTATGCGGCCATGAGGATGAAGCATGCATTGACAAGGTGTGTCTTAGAGAGCAAGGATAGGTTGGCAACTCATCGGGACAAGTGGCTAAGCAAGAGAGAGTTAGGATTGAGCCAAGTCTAGGTGGAAGCATGAGAAAACATGCAAATGGAGGCTTTGCATTGGCCAAGGGAGGTGAAGACACTTCAGAGCAAAGGTGGTAAGGGTAGGCGTTGGCAGCTTGAGGAAAGAGGCTGCGGAAGGGGGAGTACGATTGGATATACGAGCTATTAAGGTTCTGGAAAGACTCTAAGAAATAAACTTAGTATAGGTTTTGGCTTAGCTCGTATCAGGCTGGGAAAAGGGTTACAGGAACCCTGAAGGGAATAGAAAGAAGTTACTAAGTTaagtaaaataactaaaaatgaGACTTTCAATGTAGGAAAATGTATCCGAGTAGCAGACTCCCAGTGGTGGTAGGAATCCAACGAATGATGCTACCTGCAAACTAACTCTAGAGAAAGTAGAGGAAACATCAAAAATAAATAGTCCTACTCTCGATATTGATGGATAACCAGATCATCATCTGGAATAAATTTATCTTAATCTACTAAAGAACCTTGGATTGTCCGCAAGGTGAAAAAAACCATAAAGATCCATGTTTGATGGGAGACGGTACCTGGTTATTTGGTGGGTAAACACAGTTATAATAGGAAAAATTGTGTctacttttaaaagaaaaatagagaaacaGACAGGACAAGGTTGagggaaaataaaatataactcaCTGCACCTATAGCAATAAAACTAAGAGGTTTATGCCAGAGACAATATATGACATCACTGCACCTGTTGGCCTTTGGGAGTACCGAAACTGACTATCCCGCACagaaatattatagaatttgaCGGTAAATCTTCATGTGGGGTTTGTGTTGAAAAAGATTCCCTGTAAAATTGTTCTCCTATTCTGCACAAACTCGGTACACGCACAAAGGGAATGTCCTTGGAGGAGGAAAAAAAGCTCCTAAAGAAACGATTTTCTAGAGATTAGAAGAATCAGGAAAAAGGAACTAAAAATCGAGAAAGAATGTAAATAATGTAATTAGTGTAAATAGACTTAGATCTATAAATATATCGATCTTGTGAATAAATAATAGAAAGCCTACAGCACGTCTAGCGGGATaatgtcgacatgtgcacattcaGTGAGCTATAAGGGTACTGGAATTATTTCCACATCATTCATATCGTGAATTCACAGGAGAGGAGATACATGATCATGGCAGGGTTATCCAGTTACCAGGCTGGAAGGGTTGCATTATTGTTGTAATGATTGTCTTGgtgtgaaaattgttttcccaCAAATGTGTTCCTTAAATCAAACTTGTTTTCATTATTGAAGGATGCCACTCATTAGGctttctagctcacgttttccaaTAGTTTAATTCCcctccccccaggtagcggaaaGCGAAACGTTTCGAGAAAAGCCATCCAAGGTCTGGAACTGCTACTCTCTCACAATGCGGGACTCGAATTGGGTTATCTTTAAAAGTCATTAGAATTGTTAAAGCTAATATTGTATAATAGTACAAACTCTATAACtgttcaaaaaaattaattaagttcctATTTATTAGCTATTTATGGAATGATATGAAGTTGAGCAGTTGGTATCTCAAATGTGCTATCAGCTTTCTTCACGTCTCCTTCCAAGTTTGGGAGACAAggtttgggagggggtgtgatagcTTTGAAGTCTGATATGAGCAAGGTGTATGATCAGGTGGAGTGGAGTTATCTTCGACAGGTGatgagaaaaatgggtttttgcAACCGATGGGAGTTCAGTTGATTATGAACTGCGTGGACAGACACATTTTCAGTCCTACTCGATGGAAATAGCCAAAGATTAGTTCAAGCCTTCCAGAGGCTTGCATCAGGGAGATCCACTGTCGCCATATCTCTTTCCATATTTGCTTCAAAGGTCTTCAGCCCATCTCCAAGAGAAGGAACACAAGCAAAGTTTTTATGGTCTTGGTTATCAACCCATCATTGTCCTTATCTATTTCTCACATTTTCCTTTGTATGAAACAGTATAATAGTACAAACTCTATAAtgttcaaaaaaattaattaagttcctATTTAATTAGCTATTTATGGATATGATTATGAAGTTTGAGCAGTTGGTAATTCAAATGGTGATATTCAGCTTCTTCACGTCTCCTCCAAGTTTGGGAGACAAggtttgggagggggtgtgatagcTTTGAAGTCTGATATGAGCAAGGTGTATGATCAGGTGGAGTGAGTTATCTTCGACAGGTGatgagaaaaatgggtttttgcAACGATGGATTCAGTTGAATATGAACTGCGTTTGAGACAGACACATTTTCAGTCCTACTCGATGaatagcaaaatagtttcaagcTTCCAGAGGCTTGCATCAGGGAGATCCACTGTCGCCATATTCTCTTTCCTATTTGCTCCAAAGGTCTTTTCAGCCCATCTCCAAGGAGAGGAACGACAAGCAAAGTTTTTTAGGTTTGGTTATCAACCTCATTGTCCTTTCTATTTTCacattttcttttgtagataaCAGTATAATAGTACAAACTCTATAACTtgttcaaaaaattaattaagttcctATTTATTTAGCTATTTATGGAATGATATTGAAGTTGAGAGTTGGTATCTCAAATGTGATATCAGCTTTCTTCACGTCTTTCTTCCAAAGTTTGGGAGACAagtttgggagggggtgtgatagcTTTGAAGTTCTGATATGAGCAAGGTGTAATGATCAGGTGGAGTGGAGTTATCTTCGACAGGCTGATGAGAAAAATGCGGTTTTTGCAACCATGGATTCAGTTGATTATGACTGCGTGAGACAGACACATTTTCAGTCCTACTCGAATGGAAATAGCCAAAGATAGTTCAGCCTTTCAGTAGGCTTGCATCAGGCGAGATCCCCTGTTGCCATATCTCTTTCCTATTTGATCCAAAGGTCTTTCAGCCCATCTCCAAGAGAAGGAACGTACAAGCAAAGTTTTAGGTTTGGTTATCAACCCTCATTGTCTTGCTATTCTCACATTTTCTTTGTAGATAACAGTATTTTTTTTCAGGTGACAAAAAATGATCGGTGATTGATAAGATTATGTTGGAAACATAAGAAAAGGCCTCAGGATAGACaatcaattttcataaatttatgtTCATGGTTAACAAGAATACCAGTCATGATGCCATCCAATCTATAGAAGATGGGCTTGGGATCCAGTTCACAACATCTTTGGGGCTTTACTTGGGTCTTCCTTCCCAGATCTCTAATAATAAGAATGAGGTATTTCTAAATATTAAGAATCGTGTTTGGAAGGTCCTCCAAGGTTGGAAGGAGAAGTTTTTCTCTATTGGTGGTAAAGAGGTGTTGATTAAAGATGTGGCTTAAGCAATTCTGACTTATACGATGAGTTGTTTCCTACTTCCCAAAACCTTGTTTGAGGATATTTGCTAATCTTTAAGAGATTGTGGTGAGCATCGACTAGCGATAAAGCTAAAGCAAACTGCAGTTGGACCAGTATGTGTGGTAGGAAGGAAAAGGAAGTCTTAGCTTTCGTGACTTGCATATCTTCAATTAGGCTATGTTGGCTGAACGAAGCTGGAAAATCATTAGGCTACCCAACAACTTACTTACTAAGGTGCTCCGAGGTAAGTATTTCAAAGCTGGTAATTTTCTAACTCTAGGTTTAGGATGTAATCCGTCATATACTTGGAAAAGCATTCTGTGGGGAAGATCTTTGTTTAAGAAAGGCTATCACTGGAAGGTGGGAAATGGGAAGTTTATCCAAATCTCTAGTAACCCTTGGCTTTCGAGGGAGGGGAGCAAAGTACTTCTTTGGGTGCCTCTATGTCTTGTGAGGAGAAATGTTGCTTATCTTTTGTATGACAACGAAGGATGgaatgaataattgattcaaTCAAGTTTTATTAGTACGGATGTGGAGGCTATCCTTCAAATCAACAACCAAGAGAGCGTCATGAAAGTGAGATCATTTGGGACCTCAACAAAAAGGGAGTGTTTACcgttaaaagtgttttttttttttttttttttttgcttaaatCTTGCTAATTTGAATACAACTAGCTAATCTAATGGGAGTGTTGGGATTAATGTtctaaatctagtgtatctcgcAGTTTGTAGTTATGttaacataaattatttatctaataaaattagaggtattttattttacatttagaCAGCATTAATTcaactaaaaaactaagatccaaggttatatgatatcatttgaacagtatgtggttgacatacaggtgattcacattcaaataataacctaaaaggtctgcacTAAATGAAtgaaggttgggtaccttatcctggtaacactacggatacaacccattttgtattattacatgagatgtaagtgttacaaacaatatgaaccatattgttcatgtaaagatatgtgagtggggtatcctatataaagaattttgtacatagaccgaaccatgaaataattagtgtctctttataacaccgttacttgaagaaactaatatttcactaagatgactataaaagacttgaccttaatcctgagtgagttgtgaattcctgttTATGATGGCAGTcttttgatctatatgggtgagagtgaccatgTTAAccaacttaataagcctaccatttttggggtttgtctgattagggagctggaaacacaactacacaagatggaattcactcctttctatctcttgggaaagtagataaattattctCTTAACAGTTagttttgggtcttgaacaatgaggtctcaACCTCTCACTAGCTCGAGATGTGTTAATTTATAGTttgactataaactgtttgttcattaaaggaatcagtggtagttaagaagttaaatgtaactgcaagggtaaaacgatattttgacccagttgtagttatgagcatttgtcaGGGTCATCGctttgttgattagttatatccatggacataaaaataaatatatagtgTCAAGAGTGCAGGTAtcatctttagtggagtgtccggtagttaatgaatattgattaattggattagagaagtttaatcaattaatctcatatcattggagcttctaatctgtaggtccataaggtccctttgttaactcactaaacgatagtaatgaggaatgatttaaatgGTTCAAATCcaataataaaatgttatattaatgagattaatatataatgattaattatagatatgatttataatccaaattatgtaagagagaaatatttgaataagattcaaatattagattaatatgaattggatacATAAAGAGatttatacatataaatatgtgatatttatatgttaattaactccatattaaatatgatttaatatagttatttaattgattaattaatggttaattaattgattaagaaataatagAGATTAAAGATTAGTatacatatatgatatttatgataattaattaaatgtatattaaataggatttaatatatggttatttaattaatgtgtcaaaTAACTAAATAAAGGTTATTTAACTAATTAGCACTAAGGGTATAAAAGGAAATACTTAGAGAAGGGATTACCCATTCtctatataaatatatccttatagtCCATTTAGTGTTAGAGTTAGCACGCAATTagcggaagcaaacagaatcattgAGCACCctaattcatcaatttaagCAATTATGAAAGCATGTTCAAGAACTAAAAAGAAGGCTTCAtatatacctttgtagaactccttCAATCCATGAAAACAGCTTCAGTTTTGACTCCAAAAGATGTAGACCACCACTGAATCTTCCCTACTACTCTCTAGGTTCTTAAACTAgtttgtgggatccaaaattaataagaatgagaaaaattttaagagaaaaagTATGATTTCTCTggttttgaagaactcttcttcaaactTGATTGTTTGCAAAATCAGCCATCCTAGAAGAAGACTGCATAGCCAATTGACAGGTCCTTCTTGTGAGATTTGAGTGGGAATTTAGTGTTAAATATTGGAAAAACCCACTCAAAATATCACTCAAAAtggaaattagttttaaatcaatttttcatttcaaaaatcaatcttcaaatttttaatttaaatttctaaaacttaaattaaaaataaaattgatttattttgaattttcataaattttaaattttaaattttaaatcaaattaattcaaataattcattttaaataaaatttaattaattaattaaaataatttaatatcccatattaaattattaaaataccaATTTCATGATcatttcatgtaattaatatttaaatcaaatttaaatattaccgtttcaaattctttcatcatgttattctaagatttaatctgtttgtgagctagtaagaggacccaatagacctacagatcatgggctccaatgatctgagattaaccgactaaactttttaacctaattaatcaacattcgttaactactgggtcactccactaaaacccagtagttgcactcccgtcactgtagatatatttctgtccactcgatataaccataattagtaaattgacccttcataggttgttcgtaataacagttgggtaaaaaagttgttttatccccaagattacatcttgttccttaagtctcactgatcctctaataaacaattggtttgtgatccaatcactaaactaagtccctctcaggccaatgagagggtggggccacTTTTTCAAGATCCAGAGTCAGCAcgtaaaggaacaacctctctattattcctaaaagcgggtaggaatgaattccatcttgcaccctatgtccccagctatctatccagtcttactcctgaaatggaaggcttattgagccggtgttgttgggccaatcctcacctatgcaaatctaagaataatcctgGATAAACACGAgatcatagttagctcagaattaaggtcaagttacctaggtcatcgctttaaaatagtcagtcttaaacagcagtgttataaagtaagagtgactaatttcttggtccgatcttatacaaactctttgcataggacacccctactcgcgtgtctctacataaacgaactagatcactttgtttgtagcactttagaaCAATTGTAACTCTACAAAGTGGGTGGCATCCAATAGTGtctccagaataaggtaccaagccttgttcgtatactatagaccattttgactatttactcaaacttgatccactcttatgtctccacataaagttcaagtattaacgtaatagtcatggatcttagtttattggatttaggttatttctaaaatgaaaatgagcaattcaaacattcaataacaactttattgaatcaaacttcaataacatctatattgattaacagaataagtttattgtttacaaaccacgagttttaggacataaaacctaaaaaaactcccacttgagCTAAAACTCCAGTGTTTACACACATTTATACACATAAtgttgagtttttgagtttttagagagaaatacaataaactagggcatcatatACCCACAGTTTGTCGTgagtttttagagaaaaatacaataaactagggcatcatatACCCACAGTTCCTAGGTATCATATACCCTTTGTTTTTTTCCCATTTACCCTAGATTGTATAGCCTGTAGTCCTAGActtactaggtgaccctcaaatactttagGGGAGAGGACCCCTGTAAACATATCAGTATATAGTATAATTCTAATCAACAAATAGAAAATGCATGTTTTACCCTCAACTTCTTGAGTCTCAACGCTATCACGAAGGATTGGTGGCTTGAGTTTCTACTAAACTCATGTTATGACTAGGCTATCATACAACTCGCCCACTACatcgagacattctcaactctttTGAGAAAGATGCATCTGAACACtctaaacaacttttattgcaGGATTAGcttaatcaataactcttgtttattttctataactACTATGGAAACTTGATACAGTAATTTATGATCTCGCATGTATACTTCTTCAATTAAAGTAACATTTGTcaatataaatactttattttcttctagAGGTTGAAGAAGTATACTATATTTGGGCAGCCTATGGATAAGCATACTATTTTGAATGATGGTCCACTTCCTTAGGATTTGGCACTAATATATATGCTGGTCTTttccaaattataaatatgtaaacatcttttacttgtcataaatagcttttacGACCTCACCACATCTCATATGGAGTTTCAGAAAATATTTTAATGGAATGATGTTGAAAACGTATATAACAGTCACTACTGTATACTCCCAAAACAATTTAGGCAACTGAGCATAGCCCATCTTTCAACCGAACTACATCTAATAGGGTTCTGTTTTTCTTCCCGATACACCGGTTCTGCTGAAGCGCCAAGtgtagagagttgtgactggattccatgttctatcaaatagttctgaaaATCTCAGACCTtatgtactctccacctcgatttgatcgaattgtcttaattattttatttaacgaGTCTTCAtatactttgaacttttcaaaagatttagaATGATGATAAAGTTAGGTAAATATAACCgtactttgaataatcatcaataaaaccgatgaaatattcataccctcctcgtgccttgacattcatttgaCCATATAGGTCTAATTGTGCaagctctaaaggttctttggctttaagaccttttcttataaaagatcttttggtcatcttatcttcaagacaagactcacatgtaATGTTAAAACACTGTCTTCTAATTGAATTAGATGACCACTTTTAACTATTTTcttaatcctattaagatttatgtgactAACTTTTTAATTGCCAAAGATAAGTACTTGAAGAAACCTTTACCTTTTGTATTtcagccattttaaatatctgaatatttgaaATGACCTTTATCGGTTTTAACATAGAAGTTTTTTACAATAGAACATAAAAATACTTCTTTTGctatgaacacttcatttatgtcAAAAGATACTTTTATACAAATGTTCTTACAAAAGATAGATATATGACCTTTCATTACATTAACAAAAATCACATTATGTAATATAATGGATCTATCTTTTAAACACAACTTCCGGAACTCCCATTGATTTTACTGAGATAGTCTCCCTTGTTCACAACCCTGAGAGTTATCTCTTCTTCTATAAGCATTCTTCATAAACTAATTTTCTTGTTTTGGTTTTTCCGCTTTCTTTTCCAGAAGGTACTTcgggcagtttctcttccagtgtccgtctTTGTTacagtagaaacattttcctttgtctgCAACTTTAGTCTTGCCTTTGCGGTCAGTAGGAGCTTTCCTCTTCCCCTTACTCTTTGTCATATGAACGCTTTtgttcttagaagaagaagaatcataCTTAGAGGTGATCCTCTTTTATCCGTAGTGGCAACATTTACCTCTGCTTCTTGTCCCTTATTTTTCAAGAAGGACTGAtaagtctgtagctcattgagaagagtggtcaagttatattctatcTTGTTCATCATCGTATTTGTGTGAAACTATAAAAAGCTCTTCGAAAAATACTCTAGAATAAAACTTACTTGACTTTTCTCGTCTATGACAACTCtatttacttctgccacattgaaatagaccatcatgtccaggacatgttctctaacagaggccccTTCTTTCATGCCACAGTTATATACGTACCTGATGGCATCATGTCTAAGAGAGAAGGGCggctgtccaaacatccccgcGGAGATTCTATAATCTCTTTTGCAATATGCATGCAATCGTGTTTCTTCaccaaaacatcagatatgttGGCAAGAATATAgactcgggccttttcatttgtcCTTGTCCATTTGTCATATGCTTCTCGAATAGTTTGGTTTGAGTTTGAGCCGAGGTTAGGAAGACATTTCTCAATTAAAATGAACCTCAAATCATTTATTACTAGTATTGTATTCAAGTTCAATTTTCATGTAGCGTAATTGTCCCCATTAAGTTTCTCAAAAGCCAGTAATTATATTAATAAGCTAGTCTATCTCTGAAAGTGTAAACAAATTCTATtggtgaattgcttttaaatccaatgaTGTTTtcgcaaagtaataatgtatccaaatttcaatttgtaACGATATTTTAGTAAGCCAAAATAGATGCTAtcaaggggcagtcaaatactcctttactgaagcaagacattcttaactaaatactaattcaagaataactcatattcctatagttatttagttaccgttttcgaTCAAGAACTTATTAACACTTGGTAATTTTCGTAAGTGTAATTCTCCCTCCGTTTTCAGATCTCAGAGGTTGGCCCCAATAATTCTATTGAAGAGTCAAGATTGGGAAGATTTAACTATCAGAAGTCTAGATCCAACAGACAAGGATTCATTAAGTTATGAAGTTTTTAGTTTGAAAGAGTAAACCCACAATCAATAAAGATATGAATTTAAAGATATTCAAACTCATGTAGGGAGAAAGAACCAAAATTGGTTTCTCCATTGCATTGACAATGGggttaactcttatcaacatgggtttccccattgcattgacagtggagttgttattttcataattcttcttcttttttttttttttttgataatgaTCGCAATGTACTGAACGCAATTCTTCGAgatcgctgccacccccaaacttagatgTTGGCAACGCTCTCGTCGCAAAGCTAAAGACAAAACCaacaggaatgcggtaacaaatgtttgaacaaaggtttgcacaaaataaaacttagactGTCAAATTTTGAAGAGACTACTAAAGTAAGGAGAGCCTTGCGATGCTTAGTTAGCAGATGCGGTCAATTAtatgtaccatcatagatgcatcgcaaaggaCCACAATCggacaaggagaatttcaaaaggataatgcataaaggataacaagaaaagaaccttaagtagaataTCATTTTTGTCAGTACTTAGAACTCATGCGGAGAT comes from the Benincasa hispida cultivar B227 chromosome 5, ASM972705v1, whole genome shotgun sequence genome and includes:
- the LOC120077441 gene encoding uncharacterized protein LOC120077441; translation: MSTCAHSVSYKVGISNVLSAFFTSPSKFGRQGLGGGVIALKSDMSKVYDQVEWSYLRQLLHVSSKFGRQGLGGGVIALKSDMSKVYDQVEWSYLRQADEKNAVFATMDSVDYDCNTSHDAIQSIEDGLGIQFTTSLGLYLGLPSQISNNKNEVFLNIKNRVWKVLQGWKEKFFSIGGKEVLIKDVA